From Pseudomonas sp. LS1212, the proteins below share one genomic window:
- the argA gene encoding amino-acid N-acetyltransferase, whose translation MPEYVNWLRHASPYINAHRDCTFVVMLPGDGVEHPNFGNIVHDLVLLHSLGVRLVLVHGSRPQIESRLVARGLTPHYHRGLRITDAATLECVIDAVGHLRIAIEARLSMDMASSPMQGSRLRVAAGNLVTARPIGVVEGIDYHHTGEVRRVDRKGINRLLDERSIVLLSPLGYSPTGEIFNIACEDVATRAAIELGADKLLLFGADPGLLDENGKLVRELRPQQVPMHMQRLGSDYQAELLDAAAEACRGGVARSHIVSYAEDGALLTELFTRDGGGTLVAQEQFEKVREAGIEDVGGLLDLISPLEEQGILVRRSREVLEREIEQFSVVEREGMIIACAALYPIADSDAGELACLAVNPEYRHGGRGDELLERIETRAREMGLKTLFVLTTRTAHWFRERGFTPSGVERLPAARASLYNYQRNSKIFEKSL comes from the coding sequence ATGCCCGAATACGTCAATTGGCTCCGTCACGCTTCGCCCTACATCAATGCCCATCGCGATTGCACCTTCGTCGTCATGCTGCCTGGTGATGGGGTCGAGCATCCCAACTTCGGCAATATCGTCCACGACCTGGTGCTGTTGCACAGCCTGGGCGTACGTTTGGTGCTGGTCCACGGTTCACGCCCACAGATCGAAAGCCGCCTGGTGGCCCGTGGCCTGACGCCGCACTACCACCGCGGCCTGCGCATCACCGACGCGGCGACCCTGGAATGCGTGATCGACGCGGTCGGTCACCTGCGTATCGCCATCGAAGCACGCCTGTCCATGGACATGGCCTCTTCACCGATGCAGGGTTCACGCCTGCGCGTGGCGGCCGGTAATCTGGTCACCGCGCGGCCTATCGGCGTGGTCGAGGGCATCGATTATCACCACACCGGCGAAGTGCGCCGGGTCGATCGCAAAGGGATCAATCGCCTGCTCGACGAGCGCTCCATCGTGCTGTTGTCGCCGTTGGGCTATTCGCCGACCGGGGAAATCTTCAACATCGCTTGCGAAGACGTCGCCACCCGCGCCGCCATCGAGCTGGGGGCCGACAAGTTGCTGTTGTTCGGCGCCGACCCCGGGCTGCTGGATGAAAATGGCAAGCTGGTGCGCGAGTTGCGTCCGCAACAAGTGCCCATGCACATGCAGCGACTGGGCAGCGACTACCAGGCCGAACTGTTGGATGCGGCGGCCGAGGCCTGTCGCGGTGGCGTAGCACGCAGCCATATCGTCAGCTACGCCGAAGACGGAGCGTTGCTCACGGAACTGTTCACCCGTGATGGTGGTGGTACGTTGGTGGCCCAGGAGCAGTTCGAAAAAGTCCGGGAGGCGGGGATCGAAGATGTCGGTGGCCTGCTGGACTTGATCAGCCCGCTGGAAGAGCAAGGCATTCTGGTGCGGCGCTCGCGTGAGGTGCTCGAGCGCGAGATCGAACAGTTCAGCGTGGTCGAGCGTGAAGGGATGATCATTGCTTGTGCGGCGTTGTACCCGATTGCCGATTCGGACGCCGGTGAGTTGGCCTGCCTGGCTGTCAACCCGGAGTATCGTCATGGTGGCCGTGGCGACGAGTTGCTCGAACGCATCGAGACTCGGGCCCGGGAGATGGGCTTGAAAACCCTGTTCGTGCTGACCACCCGGACTGCTCACTGGTTCCGTGAGCGGGGTTTTACGCCCAGTGGCGTGGAGCGCCTGCCGGCGGCGCGGGCTTCGCTGTACAACTATCAGCGTAATTCGAAGATCTTCGAGAAATCGCTCTGA
- the gshA gene encoding glutamate--cysteine ligase, with product MSELLNRRLALLGERDNLSLLEQCLHGIERECLRVTGEARLAQTPHPEALGAALTHEQITTDYSESLLEFITPALPDPAQTLQSLDKIHRFAYSKLGNEYLWSPSMPCPLPAEEDIPIAYYGTSNIGKLKYVYRKGLALRYGRTMQCIAGIHYNFSLPERLWPLLKEIEGIDGSDRDYQSAAYIALIRNFRRYSWLLMYLFGASPTLDAGFLRGRAHQLEQLDADTLYLPYATSLRMSDLGYQSNAQAGLTPCYNDLTSYIDSLRQAVATPYPPYVEIGTHKDGEWIQLNTNILQIENEYYSNIRPKRVTYTGERPIQALMSRGIQYVEVRCLDINPFLPLGIDLTEARFLDAFLLFCALEESPLLRSLECGNCTSNFLSVVKEGRRPGLQLQRHGHPVELKQWASELLEKIAPLAQLLDQSHGGEEHAKALAAQQAKVSDPSLTPSAQVLASMAERKESFSQFSMRQSEAHAEYFRSEALSVEEQAKFEELARTSLARQAELEQNEVGDFDVFVGSYQASILAISN from the coding sequence TTGAGCGAACTTCTCAACCGCCGCCTTGCCCTGCTCGGCGAGCGTGACAACCTCTCTCTGCTCGAGCAGTGCCTGCATGGCATTGAGCGGGAATGCCTGCGCGTTACCGGCGAGGCCCGGTTGGCGCAAACCCCGCATCCCGAAGCCCTGGGCGCGGCACTGACCCACGAACAGATCACCACCGACTATTCGGAGTCGCTGCTGGAGTTCATCACTCCGGCCCTGCCAGATCCTGCACAGACGCTGCAAAGTCTCGACAAGATCCATCGATTTGCCTACAGCAAGCTTGGCAACGAGTATCTCTGGAGCCCTTCGATGCCGTGTCCGTTGCCGGCCGAGGAAGACATTCCGATTGCCTATTACGGTACGTCGAATATCGGCAAGCTCAAGTACGTCTACCGCAAGGGCCTGGCCCTGCGTTACGGGCGCACCATGCAGTGCATCGCCGGCATCCATTACAACTTTTCCCTGCCGGAAAGGCTTTGGCCGCTGCTCAAGGAAATCGAAGGGATTGACGGCAGCGACCGCGATTACCAGTCCGCCGCCTACATTGCCCTGATCCGCAACTTCCGCCGCTACAGCTGGCTGTTGATGTACCTGTTCGGCGCCTCGCCGACACTGGACGCGGGCTTTTTGCGCGGCCGTGCGCACCAGCTGGAGCAACTGGACGCCGATACGCTGTACCTGCCGTATGCCACCAGCCTGCGCATGAGCGACCTGGGCTACCAGAGCAATGCCCAGGCAGGCCTGACCCCCTGCTACAACGACCTGACCAGCTACATCGACAGCCTGCGTCAGGCCGTGGCCACGCCCTATCCGCCTTATGTCGAAATCGGCACGCACAAGGATGGCGAGTGGATTCAGCTCAATACCAACATCCTGCAGATCGAAAACGAGTACTACTCCAATATTCGCCCCAAACGCGTGACTTACACCGGCGAGCGTCCGATCCAGGCTTTGATGTCCCGGGGCATTCAGTACGTGGAAGTCCGTTGCCTGGATATCAACCCCTTCCTGCCGCTGGGTATCGACCTGACCGAAGCGCGCTTTCTCGACGCCTTCCTGCTGTTCTGTGCGCTGGAAGAAAGCCCGCTGCTGCGAAGCCTGGAGTGTGGCAACTGCACCTCGAACTTCCTCAGTGTGGTGAAGGAAGGTCGCCGTCCAGGCCTGCAACTGCAGCGCCACGGCCACCCGGTCGAGCTCAAGCAATGGGCCAGCGAACTGCTGGAGAAGATCGCCCCCTTGGCACAGCTGCTTGATCAAAGCCACGGCGGCGAAGAACACGCCAAGGCGCTGGCAGCCCAGCAGGCAAAAGTCAGCGACCCGTCACTGACGCCATCGGCGCAAGTGCTGGCGAGCATGGCCGAGCGCAAGGAAAGCTTCAGCCAATTCTCCATGCGTCAGAGCGAGGCACACGCCGAGTACTTCCGCAGTGAGGCATTGAGCGTTGAAGAACAGGCGAAGTTCGAGGAGTTGGCGCGCACTTCCCTGGCTCGGCAGGCTGAGCTGGAGCAGAACGAGGTGGGTGATTTCGACGTGTTCGTCGGGTCGTATCAGGCGAGTATTTTGGCGATCAGTAACTAG
- a CDS encoding PaaI family thioesterase: protein MEIPPAFVPSAFSELLGCRLQRLDKGVAEVTLTLAPQLRNRAGKLHGGAMFSLVDTAMGLACSSAHGFDQQSVTLECKINYLKAVSEGEVLCIAKVLHNGRRTLVVDAEVLQGDKLIAKAQATFAAL, encoded by the coding sequence ATGGAGATCCCGCCGGCGTTTGTCCCCAGCGCCTTCAGCGAGCTATTGGGCTGCCGCCTGCAACGCCTGGACAAGGGCGTTGCCGAAGTCACCCTGACGCTTGCTCCGCAGTTGCGCAATCGGGCCGGCAAGCTGCATGGCGGGGCCATGTTCAGCCTGGTGGACACGGCCATGGGGCTGGCCTGTTCCAGCGCCCATGGCTTCGACCAGCAGAGCGTGACGCTCGAGTGCAAGATCAATTACCTGAAGGCCGTCAGCGAAGGTGAGGTGCTGTGCATCGCCAAGGTCCTGCATAACGGGCGGCGCACGCTGGTTGTCGACGCCGAAGTACTTCAGGGCGACAAACTGATCGCAAAAGCCCAGGCAACCTTCGCGGCTCTATAG
- a CDS encoding Tex family protein — protein MDSINSRIAEELGVRPQQVEAAVALLDEGSTVPFIARYRKEVTGSLDDTQLRHLEERLRYLRELDERRVSILASIEEQGKLTPELAREIKLADTKTRLEDLYLPYKQKRRTKGQIALEAGLGELADGLLGDPQLTPETEAARFVDAEKGVADVKAALEGAKYILMERFAEDANLLDKLRGFLKQEATLGARLIAGKEEEGAKFRDYFEHDEPLKSMPSHRALAIFRGRNEGILSASLKVGEELPGTLHPCEMMIGEHFGLKNQNRPADKWLGEVVRWTWKVKLYTHLETDLFGELRDNAEAEAINVFAHNLHDLLLAAPAGPRATLGLDPGLRTGCKVAVVDATGKLLDTATVYPHVPKNQWDQTIAVLAALCAKHSVDLIAIGNGTASRETDKLAAELIKKYPALKMTKVMVSEAGASVYSASELAAKEFPDLDVSIRGAVSIARRLQDPLAELVKIDPKSIGVGQYQHDVSQLKLARGLDAVVEDCVNAVGVDVNTASVALLARISGLNTTLAQNIVAHRDANGAFKTRAALKKVSRLGEKTFEQAAGFLRVMNGDNPLDASAVHPEAYPLVQRIAAETDRDIRSLIGDSGFLKRLDPKKYTDETFGLPTVTDILQELDKPGRDPRPEFKTAEFQEGVEDLKDLQLGMILEGVVTNVTNFGAFVDIGVHQDGLVHISALSEKFIKDPREAVKAGDVVKVKVMEIDIPRKRVGLSMRMSDTPGEKVDGARGARPGAAPRQQNAPARAKETPAPANNAMASLFANAKQLKKR, from the coding sequence ATGGACAGCATCAACAGCCGCATCGCCGAGGAACTCGGTGTCCGCCCCCAACAGGTCGAAGCGGCAGTAGCCCTGCTTGATGAAGGCTCCACCGTGCCCTTTATCGCCCGCTACCGTAAAGAAGTGACCGGCAGCCTGGATGACACCCAGCTGCGGCATCTGGAAGAGCGCCTGCGCTACCTGCGCGAACTCGACGAACGGCGCGTCAGCATCCTGGCCAGCATCGAGGAGCAAGGCAAGCTGACCCCGGAGCTGGCCCGCGAAATCAAGCTTGCCGATACCAAGACCCGCCTCGAAGACTTGTACTTGCCGTACAAGCAAAAGCGCCGCACCAAGGGCCAGATTGCCCTGGAAGCCGGCCTGGGCGAACTGGCCGACGGCCTGCTGGGCGATCCGCAACTGACCCCGGAAACCGAAGCGGCACGCTTCGTCGATGCCGAAAAAGGCGTTGCCGACGTCAAGGCGGCCCTCGAAGGCGCCAAATACATTCTCATGGAGCGCTTCGCCGAAGACGCCAACCTGCTCGACAAGCTGCGCGGCTTCCTCAAACAGGAAGCCACCCTCGGTGCCCGCCTGATCGCCGGCAAGGAAGAGGAAGGCGCCAAGTTCCGTGATTACTTCGAACACGACGAACCCCTCAAGAGCATGCCGTCGCACCGTGCCCTGGCCATTTTCCGCGGGCGCAACGAAGGCATTCTCAGCGCGTCGCTGAAGGTCGGCGAAGAACTGCCCGGCACGCTGCACCCTTGCGAAATGATGATTGGCGAACATTTCGGCCTGAAAAACCAGAACCGCCCGGCCGACAAGTGGCTGGGCGAAGTGGTGCGCTGGACCTGGAAGGTCAAGCTCTACACCCACCTGGAAACCGACCTGTTCGGCGAGCTGCGCGACAATGCCGAAGCAGAGGCGATCAACGTGTTCGCCCACAACCTGCACGACCTGCTGCTCGCCGCACCGGCCGGCCCGCGCGCCACCCTGGGGCTGGACCCGGGCCTGCGCACCGGCTGCAAGGTTGCGGTGGTCGATGCCACCGGCAAGCTGCTCGACACCGCCACCGTCTACCCGCACGTACCGAAAAACCAGTGGGACCAGACCATTGCCGTGCTGGCAGCACTGTGTGCCAAGCACTCGGTTGACCTGATCGCCATCGGCAACGGCACCGCCAGCCGCGAAACCGACAAGCTGGCAGCCGAACTGATCAAAAAATATCCAGCGTTGAAAATGACCAAGGTCATGGTCTCTGAAGCTGGTGCATCGGTGTATTCGGCGTCGGAGCTGGCGGCCAAGGAATTCCCGGACCTGGATGTGTCGATCCGCGGCGCAGTCTCCATCGCTCGTCGGTTGCAGGACCCGCTGGCGGAATTGGTAAAAATCGATCCCAAGTCCATTGGTGTCGGCCAGTACCAGCACGATGTTTCCCAGCTGAAACTGGCACGCGGCCTGGATGCGGTGGTCGAGGACTGCGTGAACGCCGTCGGCGTCGACGTGAACACTGCCTCGGTGGCGTTGCTGGCCCGCATCTCGGGGCTCAACACCACCCTGGCCCAGAATATCGTTGCTCACCGTGATGCCAACGGCGCGTTCAAGACCCGTGCAGCCTTGAAGAAAGTCAGCCGACTGGGCGAGAAGACCTTCGAGCAAGCCGCAGGCTTCTTGCGCGTGATGAACGGTGACAACCCGCTGGACGCCTCGGCCGTGCACCCTGAGGCCTACCCGCTGGTGCAGCGCATCGCTGCCGAAACCGATCGCGATATCCGCTCCCTGATCGGCGACAGCGGCTTCCTCAAGCGCCTGGACCCGAAGAAGTACACCGACGAAACCTTCGGCCTGCCGACCGTCACCGACATTCTGCAGGAGTTGGACAAACCGGGGCGTGACCCGCGTCCGGAATTCAAGACTGCCGAGTTCCAGGAAGGCGTAGAGGACTTGAAGGACCTGCAACTGGGGATGATCCTGGAAGGCGTGGTCACCAACGTGACCAATTTCGGCGCCTTCGTCGATATCGGCGTCCATCAGGACGGCCTGGTACACATCTCCGCGCTGTCGGAAAAGTTCATCAAGGACCCGCGCGAGGCGGTCAAGGCTGGCGACGTGGTCAAGGTCAAGGTCATGGAAATCGACATACCGCGCAAGCGCGTGGGCCTGTCGATGCGCATGAGCGACACCCCGGGCGAGAAAGTCGATGGTGCCCGTGGCGCACGTCCTGGCGCGGCGCCACGTCAGCAAAACGCCCCGGCCCGCGCCAAGGAGACGCCCGCCCCGGCCAATAACGCCATGGCCTCGCTGTTCGCCAACGCCAAGCAGTTGAAGAAGCGCTGA
- the ompR gene encoding two-component system response regulator OmpR has product MSSTAQTAEGEKILIVDDDPGLSSLLERFFVSKGYRARAVPNAEQMDRLLAREVFHLVVLDLMLPGEDGLSACRRLRAANNQVPIIMLTAKGDELSRIKGLELGADDYLAKPFNPDELVARVKAVLRRQSAPVPGAPGSEDETVTFGDYELSLATRELKRGEEVHMLTTGEFAVLKALVMHAREPLTRDKLMNLARGREWDALERSIDVQISRLRRMIEPDPSKPRYIQTVWGVGYVFVPDGNAGK; this is encoded by the coding sequence ATGAGCAGCACTGCACAAACCGCCGAAGGCGAAAAAATACTCATTGTCGATGACGACCCAGGGTTGAGCAGCCTGCTTGAGCGTTTTTTCGTCAGCAAGGGCTACCGTGCGCGAGCGGTGCCCAATGCCGAGCAGATGGACCGCTTGCTGGCCCGTGAAGTCTTTCACTTGGTCGTTCTCGACTTGATGCTGCCGGGCGAGGACGGTCTTTCGGCCTGTCGCCGGCTGCGCGCGGCGAACAATCAGGTGCCGATCATCATGCTCACGGCCAAGGGCGACGAGCTGAGCCGAATCAAGGGCCTGGAGCTGGGTGCCGACGATTACCTGGCCAAACCGTTCAATCCCGACGAGCTGGTGGCTCGGGTCAAGGCGGTCCTGCGCCGTCAGTCCGCGCCGGTTCCCGGTGCTCCGGGCAGCGAGGACGAGACCGTCACCTTCGGCGACTATGAGTTGTCCCTGGCCACTCGGGAGCTCAAGCGCGGTGAAGAAGTCCATATGCTGACCACGGGTGAATTCGCCGTGCTCAAGGCGCTGGTGATGCATGCCCGCGAACCCTTGACCCGTGACAAACTGATGAACCTGGCCCGCGGGCGCGAATGGGATGCCCTTGAGCGGTCCATTGATGTGCAGATATCTCGCCTGCGCCGCATGATCGAGCCGGACCCATCCAAGCCGCGTTATATCCAGACTGTCTGGGGCGTGGGTTACGTCTTTGTACCGGATGGCAACGCTGGCAAGTGA
- a CDS encoding ATP-binding protein: MKTPLWFPQSFFARTLWLVLIVVLFSKALTLVYLLMNEDVLVDRQYSHGVALTLRAYWAADEGDREKIADAAGLIRVVGGGVPEGEQHWPYSEIYQRQMQAELGADTEVRLRVHAPPALWVRAPSLGDGWLKVPLYPHPLRGQKIWSVLGWFLAIGLLSTASAWIFVRQLNQPLKRLVFAARQLGQGRSVRLPVSDTPSEMTEVYRAFNQMAEDVEQAGRERELMLAGVSHDLRTPLTRLRLSLELMSNDSELTEDMVRDIEDMDAILDQFLAFIRDGRDETVEEVDLSELVQEVVAPFNQPVERVRLCLEPIPPFPLRRVSVKRLLNNLIGNALYHAGNGVEVAAYVSGDTSAPYVVLSVLDRGAGIDPGELEAIFNPFTRGDSARSGKGTGLGLAIVKRIAAMHGGNVELRNRSGGGLEARVRLPLGLMLPRDAV; this comes from the coding sequence ATGAAAACCCCATTGTGGTTCCCTCAAAGTTTCTTCGCCCGCACGCTCTGGCTGGTGTTGATCGTCGTCCTGTTTTCCAAGGCGCTGACCCTGGTTTATCTGCTGATGAACGAGGACGTGCTGGTCGACCGGCAGTACAGCCATGGTGTTGCGCTGACGCTGCGAGCCTATTGGGCCGCCGATGAAGGGGATCGGGAAAAAATCGCCGATGCCGCCGGTCTGATCCGGGTCGTGGGCGGCGGAGTGCCAGAGGGTGAGCAACACTGGCCCTACAGTGAGATTTACCAGCGGCAGATGCAGGCAGAGCTGGGTGCCGACACCGAAGTGCGCTTGCGCGTGCATGCACCGCCAGCGCTCTGGGTGCGGGCGCCAAGCCTGGGCGATGGCTGGCTGAAAGTGCCGCTGTATCCGCATCCATTGCGAGGCCAGAAGATCTGGAGCGTGCTGGGCTGGTTCCTGGCTATCGGGCTGCTGTCCACGGCGTCGGCCTGGATCTTTGTTCGCCAGCTCAACCAACCCCTCAAGCGTCTGGTCTTCGCCGCCCGGCAGCTGGGGCAGGGGCGCAGCGTGCGCCTGCCAGTCAGCGACACACCCAGTGAAATGACCGAGGTTTACCGGGCCTTCAACCAGATGGCCGAGGACGTCGAGCAGGCGGGCCGCGAGCGTGAACTGATGCTCGCCGGCGTCTCCCATGACCTGCGTACACCGCTTACGCGCCTGCGCCTGTCCCTGGAACTGATGAGCAACGACAGCGAACTGACCGAGGACATGGTTCGTGATATCGAAGATATGGACGCGATTCTCGACCAGTTCCTGGCCTTCATTCGCGATGGTCGTGATGAAACGGTCGAAGAGGTCGACCTGAGCGAACTGGTGCAGGAAGTGGTCGCGCCGTTCAATCAGCCAGTCGAGCGGGTGCGCTTGTGTCTCGAGCCGATTCCGCCGTTTCCGCTGCGGCGGGTGTCGGTCAAGCGCCTGCTGAACAATCTGATTGGCAATGCGCTGTACCACGCCGGCAATGGCGTCGAGGTAGCGGCCTACGTTTCTGGCGACACCAGCGCGCCCTACGTGGTACTGAGCGTACTGGACCGTGGTGCCGGTATCGACCCTGGCGAGCTGGAGGCGATTTTCAACCCGTTTACCCGTGGCGACAGTGCTCGCAGCGGCAAGGGGACAGGGCTGGGGCTGGCGATCGTCAAGCGGATCGCCGCCATGCATGGCGGCAATGTCGAGTTACGCAACCGCTCGGGTGGCGGCTTGGAGGCGCGGGTGCGCCTGCCGTTGGGGTTGATGCTGCCGCGCGATGCGGTCTGA
- the rimK gene encoding 30S ribosomal protein S6--L-glutamate ligase: MKIAVLSRNPRLYSTRRMVEAGTARGHEMVVIDTLRAYMNIASHKPQIHYRGKPLAGFDAVIPRIGASVTFYGCAVLRQFEMMGVFPLNESVAIARSRDKLRSLQLLSRRGIGLPVTGFAHSPDDIPDLIQMVNGAPLVIKVLEGTQGIGVVLCETTKAAESVIEAFMGLKQNIMVQEYIKEAGGADIRCFVVGDKVIASMKRQAKPGEFRSNLHRGGSASLIKITPEERMTAIRAAKVMGLSVAGVDILRSNHGPLVMEVNSSPGLEGIEVTTGKDVAGMIIEHLEKNSVPNMTRTRGKG, encoded by the coding sequence ATGAAGATCGCTGTGCTGTCGCGGAACCCGCGTCTGTATTCCACTCGTCGTATGGTTGAAGCCGGCACCGCGCGTGGCCATGAAATGGTAGTGATCGACACCTTGCGCGCCTATATGAACATCGCCAGCCATAAACCGCAGATTCACTATCGCGGCAAACCCCTGGCAGGCTTCGATGCAGTCATCCCGCGTATTGGCGCTTCGGTTACTTTCTATGGTTGCGCGGTGTTGCGCCAGTTCGAAATGATGGGGGTCTTCCCGCTCAATGAGTCGGTGGCCATTGCCCGTTCACGAGACAAGCTGCGCTCACTGCAATTGTTGTCGCGGCGGGGGATCGGCCTGCCGGTAACCGGTTTCGCCCACTCGCCCGACGACATCCCCGACCTGATCCAGATGGTCAACGGCGCGCCGCTGGTGATCAAAGTGCTCGAGGGTACCCAGGGCATCGGCGTGGTGCTGTGTGAAACGACCAAGGCTGCCGAGTCGGTGATCGAAGCGTTCATGGGCCTCAAGCAAAACATCATGGTTCAGGAGTACATCAAGGAAGCCGGCGGCGCCGATATCCGCTGCTTCGTGGTGGGCGACAAGGTCATCGCCTCGATGAAGCGCCAGGCCAAGCCGGGTGAGTTCCGCTCCAACCTGCACCGCGGCGGCAGCGCCAGCCTGATCAAGATCACGCCCGAGGAACGCATGACAGCCATCCGCGCCGCCAAGGTCATGGGCCTGAGCGTGGCCGGCGTGGACATCCTGCGCTCCAACCATGGCCCGCTGGTGATGGAGGTGAACTCCTCGCCGGGGCTGGAAGGTATTGAAGTGACCACCGGCAAGGACGTGGCCGGGATGATCATCGAGCACCTGGAGAAGAATAGCGTTCCGAATATGACGCGGACTCGTGGGAAGGGTTGA
- a CDS encoding ATP-dependent zinc protease produces MAGLRAKIDTGASTSSLHATEVESFVRNGEKWVRFNAHLGSVVQLRHRRCEAPLVAMKTIKSSNGQAQTRYVIRTALALGDRVWEVEFTLACRKAMRYRLLLGSKALVHGQLVVNPGLTYVQDKPAFPASLPSPTGVA; encoded by the coding sequence GTGGCAGGCCTGCGTGCCAAGATCGACACCGGTGCCAGTACCTCGAGCCTGCATGCCACCGAAGTTGAATCCTTCGTGCGCAACGGCGAGAAATGGGTACGCTTCAATGCCCACCTCGGCTCGGTCGTGCAGCTTCGGCATCGCCGGTGCGAAGCGCCGCTGGTGGCCATGAAGACAATCAAAAGCTCTAACGGTCAGGCCCAGACCCGTTACGTCATCCGCACGGCGCTGGCGCTGGGCGACCGGGTCTGGGAAGTCGAATTTACCCTGGCTTGCCGCAAGGCCATGCGCTATCGCCTGCTACTCGGTTCCAAAGCCCTGGTTCACGGCCAACTGGTCGTCAATCCGGGACTTACATACGTTCAAGACAAGCCGGCGTTTCCGGCCTCTCTCCCCTCTCCCACAGGTGTTGCATGA
- a CDS encoding RNA-binding S4 domain-containing protein, with product MAQKQEEDDKVRLDKWLWAARFYKTRALAKAAIESGKVHCRGERCKPGKEPRVGDEFQIRTGFDERTVVVKALSAVRRGAPEAQELYTETEQSIARREQAAAMRKAGALGVSTDGRPTKKQRRQLHQFHDEKGG from the coding sequence ATGGCACAAAAACAGGAAGAGGACGACAAGGTTCGACTCGATAAATGGTTGTGGGCGGCACGTTTCTACAAAACCCGCGCCCTGGCCAAGGCCGCGATCGAAAGTGGTAAAGTGCATTGCCGGGGTGAACGCTGCAAGCCCGGCAAGGAGCCTCGGGTTGGCGATGAGTTCCAGATACGTACCGGGTTCGACGAACGTACGGTGGTCGTAAAGGCGCTGTCAGCCGTTCGCCGAGGCGCACCCGAAGCCCAGGAACTCTACACCGAGACCGAGCAGAGTATCGCCAGGCGCGAGCAGGCAGCCGCCATGCGCAAGGCCGGTGCGTTGGGCGTGAGTACTGATGGGCGACCCACCAAGAAACAACGTCGGCAGCTTCATCAGTTCCACGACGAAAAAGGCGGTTAG
- the hslO gene encoding Hsp33 family molecular chaperone HslO produces MHDFPDTDYTQRFIFDDSDVRGELVSLEHSYAEALAKHPYPEPVAQLLGELMASASLLVGTLKFDGLLILQARSSGAVPLLMVECSSDREIRGLARYNEEQVTLGAGLHELMPEGVLAMTIDPTQGQRYQGIVELDGADLAECFTNYFALSEQLGSRFWLKADGHQARGLLLQQLPADRLKDDEEREQNWQHLTTLASTLKTEELLGLDNETILHRLYHEEAVRLFDIQSIRFQCSCSRERSARALVSLGADDARLLVVEHGGTVEIDCQFCNERYLFDATEVEQLFAGGGVDAPSDTRH; encoded by the coding sequence ATGCATGATTTCCCGGACACCGATTACACCCAACGTTTCATCTTTGACGACAGCGACGTTCGTGGTGAACTGGTCTCGCTGGAGCACAGCTACGCTGAAGCGCTGGCCAAGCACCCGTACCCGGAGCCCGTTGCGCAACTGCTCGGCGAGCTGATGGCGTCCGCATCATTGCTGGTTGGCACCCTGAAGTTCGACGGGCTGCTGATCCTCCAGGCGCGTTCCAGTGGCGCCGTTCCGTTGTTGATGGTCGAGTGCTCCAGCGATCGGGAGATTCGCGGCCTGGCGCGTTATAACGAAGAACAGGTAACGCTTGGTGCAGGCCTTCACGAGCTGATGCCCGAAGGTGTACTGGCGATGACCATCGACCCGACCCAGGGTCAGCGCTACCAGGGCATTGTCGAGCTTGATGGCGCAGATCTGGCCGAATGCTTTACCAACTACTTCGCCCTTTCCGAGCAGTTGGGCTCGCGTTTCTGGCTCAAGGCCGATGGCCACCAGGCACGCGGCCTGCTGTTGCAGCAATTGCCGGCCGACCGGCTCAAGGACGACGAGGAGCGCGAACAGAACTGGCAGCACCTCACGACGCTGGCAAGCACCCTCAAGACCGAGGAGCTGCTCGGGCTCGATAACGAGACTATCCTGCACCGTCTCTACCATGAAGAGGCCGTACGCCTGTTCGATATCCAGAGTATCCGCTTCCAGTGCAGTTGCTCGCGTGAGCGCTCGGCCAGGGCACTGGTCAGCCTGGGGGCTGATGACGCCAGGTTGTTGGTGGTCGAGCACGGGGGCACCGTAGAGATCGATTGCCAGTTCTGTAATGAACGCTATCTTTTCGATGCCACCGAAGTCGAGCAATTGTTCGCAGGTGGCGGTGTTGACGCACCGTCAGATACTCGTCACTAA